From the Sphingomonas mesophila genome, one window contains:
- a CDS encoding thioredoxin domain-containing protein encodes MTTKASLLLIAAAAFALTACDKGADGNSGTTAQSGPITPIAAPNGGDWTQTVSLTPEGGYRLGNPDAPVKLVEFGSMTCPHCAEFEEAAMETITNTYVKSGRVSFEFRNFVRDGLDLTASVIARCGGPTSFFGLTGQLFAGQKDMFARVQQADQAQLAAIEALPPAQKLPRFAELAGLKQWATMRGLPSAKLDQCLADQASVDRLVAMQSDATSTFQINATPSFLLNGELVQFEGSEPIWAQLEAKLRGALGS; translated from the coding sequence GTGACCACCAAAGCCTCTCTTCTGCTGATCGCCGCCGCCGCTTTTGCGCTCACCGCCTGCGACAAGGGCGCCGACGGCAATTCGGGCACAACCGCCCAGTCCGGCCCGATCACTCCGATCGCCGCGCCCAACGGCGGCGACTGGACGCAGACCGTCAGCCTGACCCCGGAAGGCGGCTACCGGCTCGGCAACCCGGACGCTCCGGTCAAGCTGGTCGAATTCGGATCGATGACCTGCCCGCACTGCGCCGAGTTCGAGGAAGCGGCGATGGAGACCATCACCAACACCTATGTGAAGAGCGGGCGGGTGAGCTTCGAATTCCGCAACTTCGTGCGTGACGGGCTCGACCTCACCGCCTCGGTCATCGCGCGCTGCGGCGGCCCGACCAGCTTTTTCGGCCTGACCGGCCAATTGTTCGCGGGGCAGAAGGACATGTTCGCCCGCGTCCAGCAGGCCGACCAGGCGCAGCTCGCCGCGATCGAGGCGCTGCCGCCGGCGCAAAAGCTGCCGCGCTTCGCCGAGCTCGCGGGCCTCAAGCAGTGGGCGACGATGCGCGGCCTGCCGTCGGCCAAGCTCGACCAGTGCCTCGCCGACCAGGCGTCGGTCGACCGGCTGGTGGCGATGCAGAGCGACGCCACCTCGACCTTCCAGATCAACGCCACGCCGAGCTTCCTGCTCAACGGCGAGCTGGTCCAGTTCGAGGGCAGCGAGCCGATCTGGGCCCAGCTCGAGGCGAAGCTGCGCGGGGCACTCGGCAGCTGA
- a CDS encoding DUF721 domain-containing protein, translating to MAKPRDKTSDSPRHGRSRSAGELIGAAGGAAFKRFGFVQGAVVSRWSEIVGERYARVSSPESIRFPTGSRKNGTLTLLVEGAHAPLMQHLGPMVIERVNRFFGYEAVAKLVYRQGRIPAKPVAPERPAPAPVPAELGEGLRAIADPELRACLESLAGQIAATTGPPAVDAAAADPIPVPVIRSIS from the coding sequence ATGGCGAAACCCCGCGACAAGACCAGCGATTCCCCGCGCCACGGCCGCTCGCGCTCGGCGGGCGAATTGATCGGCGCGGCCGGCGGGGCGGCGTTCAAGCGCTTCGGCTTCGTCCAGGGGGCGGTGGTCAGCCGGTGGAGCGAAATCGTCGGCGAGCGCTATGCCCGCGTGTCCTCGCCCGAATCGATCCGCTTCCCGACCGGAAGCCGCAAGAACGGTACGCTGACCCTGCTCGTCGAGGGCGCCCATGCGCCGCTGATGCAGCATCTCGGGCCGATGGTGATCGAGCGGGTCAACCGCTTCTTCGGCTATGAGGCGGTGGCCAAGCTGGTCTACCGCCAGGGTCGGATCCCGGCCAAGCCCGTCGCCCCCGAACGGCCGGCCCCGGCGCCGGTCCCGGCCGAACTCGGCGAGGGGCTTCGCGCGATCGCCGACCCCGAGCTTCGCGCCTGCCTCGAATCGCTTGCCGGCCAAATCGCCGCGACCACCGGTCCGCCGGCTGTCGATGCGGCCGCAGCCGATCCCATTCCTGTCCCAGTCATCCGGAGCATTTCGTGA
- a CDS encoding A/G-specific adenine glycosylase: MPASVASILLDHYRRTARRLPWRSPPGEPPPDPYRVWLSEIMLQQTTVAAVTPRFERFVERWPTVDALAAASDDDILGEWAGLGYYARARNLIACARLVAARGGFPDDEAGLRALPGVGPYTAAAIAGIAFGRDSAPIDTNVERVVARLHALTEKPEVRAAAQAMVPRGAAGDFAQAMMDLGATICRPRDPLCAACPLEAHCAARALGRPEDFPARKLRAERPRRHGIAYWHRRDGAIFLVRRPGRGLLGGMAALPGPDWELAAPPPASLASVRHVFTHFALDLHLVASDSAPSAEGWWQPLDGIAAAGLPTLYRKAVAAALRAESGAAPDNPPAMLESGLSAP, translated from the coding sequence GTGCCCGCCAGTGTCGCCAGCATCCTCCTCGACCACTATCGGCGGACCGCCCGGCGATTGCCGTGGCGAAGCCCGCCGGGTGAGCCGCCGCCCGACCCCTATCGGGTGTGGCTGAGCGAGATCATGCTCCAGCAGACCACGGTCGCCGCGGTGACCCCGCGCTTCGAGCGGTTCGTCGAACGCTGGCCGACGGTGGACGCGCTGGCGGCGGCCAGCGACGACGACATTCTCGGCGAGTGGGCCGGGCTCGGCTACTATGCCCGCGCCCGCAACCTCATCGCCTGCGCCCGGCTGGTCGCGGCGCGCGGCGGCTTTCCCGACGACGAAGCCGGGCTGCGCGCCCTTCCGGGGGTCGGCCCCTACACCGCCGCCGCCATCGCCGGGATCGCTTTCGGGCGCGATTCGGCACCGATCGATACCAATGTGGAGCGGGTCGTCGCCCGGCTCCATGCGCTCACCGAAAAGCCCGAGGTCCGCGCCGCCGCGCAGGCGATGGTCCCGCGCGGCGCGGCGGGCGATTTCGCGCAGGCGATGATGGACCTCGGCGCAACCATCTGCCGACCGCGCGACCCGTTGTGCGCCGCCTGCCCGCTCGAAGCGCACTGCGCCGCGCGCGCCCTCGGCCGGCCGGAGGACTTTCCGGCGCGCAAGCTCCGCGCCGAGCGCCCGCGTCGCCACGGAATCGCCTATTGGCACCGCCGCGACGGCGCGATTTTCCTCGTCCGCCGCCCCGGCCGCGGACTGCTCGGCGGGATGGCTGCGCTGCCCGGCCCGGATTGGGAGCTCGCCGCGCCGCCGCCCGCCTCTCTGGCCAGCGTGCGCCACGTCTTCACCCATTTCGCGCTCGACTTGCACCTCGTTGCGAGCGACTCCGCGCCATCGGCCGAGGGCTGGTGGCAGCCGCTCGACGGCATTGCCGCCGCGGGCCTTCCGACGCTCTATCGCAAGGCCGTGGCGGCGGCGCTTCGGGCCGAGTCCGGGGCCGCGCCCGACAATCCTCCGGCGATGCTTGAAAGCGGCTTATCCGCGCCGTAA
- a CDS encoding c-type cytochrome has translation MDDRNNTIAGWVLFAGIIGLGAWVVSGEMFRSHVPEKGGWQLADAEGEAGAAADKPIEFYLATADAGRGEQVFKKCAACHTINVGGANGLGPGLYGVMGKPHGAHPGFAFTDALKSVPGVWDWKSMDAWLTSPRKYAPGTKMTFAGLGNPQDRADIMLYLNAQGSNLPVPPPPAEDPAAAGDKAAAEADDAGAQKAGNQPILNEQQAVQGGSKNVGGEGAAKLTGTDPTVDKQ, from the coding sequence ATGGACGATCGCAACAACACCATCGCCGGCTGGGTCCTGTTCGCCGGAATCATCGGTCTCGGCGCGTGGGTGGTGAGCGGCGAGATGTTCCGCAGCCATGTCCCCGAAAAGGGCGGCTGGCAGCTGGCCGACGCCGAGGGCGAAGCCGGCGCGGCAGCGGACAAGCCGATCGAATTCTACCTCGCGACCGCGGACGCCGGGCGCGGCGAGCAGGTCTTCAAGAAGTGCGCCGCCTGCCACACGATCAATGTCGGCGGAGCGAACGGCCTCGGGCCCGGCCTCTACGGCGTGATGGGCAAGCCGCACGGCGCCCACCCAGGCTTCGCCTTCACCGACGCGCTTAAGAGCGTTCCGGGCGTGTGGGACTGGAAGTCAATGGACGCCTGGCTGACGTCGCCGCGCAAATATGCGCCGGGCACCAAGATGACCTTCGCCGGCCTCGGCAACCCGCAGGACCGGGCCGACATCATGCTCTATCTCAACGCGCAAGGCTCCAACCTGCCGGTCCCGCCGCCGCCGGCCGAGGATCCCGCCGCTGCGGGCGACAAGGCCGCGGCCGAGGCCGACGATGCCGGTGCGCAGAAAGCCGGCAACCAGCCGATCCTCAATGAGCAGCAGGCGGTCCAGGGCGGCTCGAAGAATGTCGGTGGCGAGGGCGCGGCCAAGCTCACCGGCACCGACCCGACGGTCGACAAGCAGTAA
- a CDS encoding LOG family protein — protein sequence MNDPHTPPKHIFPSSKVDAVAAKHVPSSPQTQSDAYKLAFQDTDFLLRPDLRPVRFQLELLKPELLMNEANIASLFVFYGSARVPEPEKAAEMLANARSEWDKKVAERLVAKAHYYDEARKLARIASRFPVDDAGQRHFVVCSGGGPSFMEAANRGACDEGQESVGLNIVLPHEQLPNKFVTPDLSFQFHYFALRKMHFLLRARAVAVFPGGFGTFDEMFELLTLIQTGKVRPLPILLFGKEFWNRVVDFEALAEEGVISPHDLELITWCETADDAWNAVCAHYDVC from the coding sequence ATGAACGATCCCCATACCCCGCCGAAGCACATCTTCCCGTCCTCGAAGGTCGACGCGGTTGCGGCCAAGCATGTGCCGTCGAGCCCGCAGACGCAGAGCGACGCCTACAAGCTGGCGTTCCAGGACACCGACTTCCTGCTCCGCCCCGACCTTCGCCCGGTGCGCTTCCAGCTCGAGCTGCTGAAGCCCGAATTGCTGATGAACGAGGCCAACATCGCCTCGCTGTTCGTGTTCTACGGATCGGCGCGGGTGCCCGAGCCGGAGAAGGCGGCGGAGATGCTCGCCAATGCGCGCAGCGAGTGGGACAAGAAGGTCGCCGAGCGGCTGGTCGCCAAGGCGCATTATTATGACGAGGCGCGCAAGCTGGCGCGGATCGCCAGCCGCTTCCCGGTCGACGACGCGGGCCAGCGCCATTTCGTGGTGTGTTCGGGCGGCGGCCCGAGCTTCATGGAAGCGGCCAATCGCGGCGCGTGCGACGAGGGGCAGGAATCGGTCGGCTTGAACATCGTGCTTCCGCACGAGCAATTGCCCAACAAGTTCGTCACCCCGGACCTGTCGTTCCAGTTCCACTATTTCGCGCTGAGGAAGATGCACTTCCTGTTGCGCGCCCGGGCGGTGGCGGTGTTCCCCGGCGGGTTCGGCACGTTCGACGAGATGTTCGAGCTATTGACGCTGATCCAGACCGGCAAGGTGCGGCCGCTGCCAATCCTGCTGTTCGGCAAGGAATTCTGGAACCGCGTGGTCGATTTCGAGGCGCTTGCCGAGGAGGGCGTGATCAGCCCGCATGACCTCGAGCTGATCACCTGGTGCGAGACGGCCGACGATGCATGGAACGCGGTCTGCGCCCACTACGACGTGTGCTGA